The sequence below is a genomic window from Clostridium sp. BJN0001.
GGTGAAGCTGAACCTAAAATTGCATATACTGATGATATATTCTATAAATATAATAAATATTGGAAAGATTATCCTGAAAACAATTATGTTTCATACTGTTTTTATGATGAAATATATAAATATAATATAAGATTTTACTTTGACTATTCAGAAAGGGTAGTTCTTATTGCATATACAGTTAATGAATATAATTTCCCTGAAGATAAAGATTTAGCTTATCTTACATGGAACAAATAAATATCGTGATCATTTTTTTATTATAAGAATATATAATATATTAATAAAATTGCCTAAAAAACATTTTAAAAATGTTTTTTAGGCAATTTTATTTTTAATTCATATTGACAAGTATATCAATTAAGTGTACTATTACACATAGTACATGTATTTAATAAAAAATGTATTTAGGAGGATGTTATGAAAAAAAGAAAAATTGTTTTTTATACTATTATTATTATTGCTTTAAGCCTAAATTTATTAATACCATATTTATCAGGGAAAAATAAAGTTTATGAAAAAAAGAGTGAATTTAAAAACTCTGATGAAGTTATTCAAAATATTTCAAATGTAACTTTAAAAGACCCTAAGAATAATGATACAGATAATTTTAAAGAATGCCTATCTAAAAGAGAGAGAACTGCAGGAACTGATGCTACTTATTTTAATAAAATTGATGTAAAAAAAGTTGATTATACTTCTGAAACCGTAGATAAAATATTAAAAAGTTATAGAAATATTAGACAAAATTTTTATAAATCCAGTAGTGACATTAATGAAATTGCTGCAGTTATAAATGTTGATACCTATATGGATAATGAATTCTTAGAAAATTCAACATACGATGTTGTTTTTATCGATGAGGGTGAAGGATATGTAATAGACTATATTGAACTTCAATACAATGATGTGTATAATTTTCAAGAATAAGGAGTGTAGAATGTTATGATTAAAATAGATCCTAGAAGCTCTACTCCTATATATGAACAAGTTAAATTAGGACTTAAAGAACTTATTTTAAAAGGTGCTATAAAAAGTGGAGAAAAAATACCTTCTGTAAGAGAACTTGCAGGCATGTTAGTAATAAATCCAAATACAATAAGTAAAGCTTACAATGAACTTGAAAGAGAAGAAATAATAGAAACACTTCGAGGAAAAGGAACATTTGTAAGAAATAATTTTAAAAAAGAAGCTGATTTCAAAAAAATGGATTATATAAAAAGTGAATTAAAGAAAATAATTTTAGAAGGAAGCTTAAGTGGTATTAGCGAAGAACAATTCACAAAAATTGTTAAAGAGATTTATAAAAGTTTGGAGGCTAAATAGATGATTGATATAAATAATATATCATTTAAGATAGATGGAAATACAATTCTTAAAGATATAAGCTTTAAAGCAAAAAAAGGAAGCATATTAGGAATAATAGGGAAAAATGGTGCTGGTAAAACTACACTTTTAAGAATTCTTACTGGTATATATAGGAGTAATTCAGGTGAAGTTTTGTATGATGGCGAAAATGTTTATGATAATCCTGATATAAAATCAAAGATAGGCTATGTTGCAGATGAAAATATAATAAATTCTAGATTTAAGGTTAAAGAAGTAGTTAAATATTATAAATATTCATATAAAAATTTTGATGAAAAAAAGTTTGAAAAACTAAATAAAATATTTGAAATACCTCTTGAACGATATATATTCAATCTTTCAAAAGGTATGAAAATGAGACTTTCTATAATGCTTTCTCTTTCAATTCATGCCGAATTTTTAATATTTGATGAGCCAACATCAGGACTTGATGCAATACTTAAAAAGAAGCTGCTTGAGATTTTATCAGATGAAGTTTTAGAAAATGAAACTACTATAATAATAAGTTCCCATCATTTAAATGAACTTGAAAGAATTTGTGATAACATAGTTATTTTAAAAGATGAAAAAATAGCATATAAAAATTCAATAGAAAACATGAAAAATTTGATAAAAAAGATTCAATGTGTATTTAATGATAATGTTATTATAGAAGAGTTTGAAAAAATGGATGAAATTGTTGCAGTATCAAAAGTAGGAAGAATTTATACAATTGTCACAGAAAAATACGATGATAAGTTTTTAGAAAAATTAAAGAAATTCAATCCTCTATTTATAGAAGAAGTAGATTTAAGTCTTGAAGATATATTTATCTATAAAGTTCAAGAAAAGGAGAAATAACAATGAAAAAATATTTTAATAAAGCGCTTATTTATCAATGGTTTAAAGCATCTAAAGCAGCAATAATACTATCTCTTTTATTCTGGAGCTTTTTATCAAGTCAACTTATAAAAAGAGAATTTTCTACAGTTGTTTCAGGTATAAGAAATTATCAGAATAATAGTTTTTACAGTATATCAATCGCACCTTATGCGTGCCTTGGATTTATATTTGTTGCTATATATTTTATGTCTATAGGATTTAATAAAAAACTAAATGAAATGTTTCTTATGAGTGGACCATACACAAAAAAACAGATAAAATATAATGAGCTTATATGCTTAGCTATTACACTTTTAATGTTTGTTGGAGTTTTCTTATATTTTGCTCTATACATTTATTTAGATAATAAACTTATTATAGATATTTCATATGGATATAGTTATTTTATCATTTTAGAAACTTTGAAAATTATTTTCTTAGGCATTATAGGTATACTAATTATGCTTATTATATTATCAATGTTTAATAATACATTTGCAGGTATAGTTACACTTCTTTTTGTAATACCAGAAACTTTTATTTTTATTTTATTATATATACGATCAGTAATATCTTATTTTAAAGTATATAATAATGAAATTATAGAAGGATATAGACCTCTAGCATACTTTGGGCGGGATGTTAGTATCAATATATCAGAAATAAATTTTAAATATGCATTTTATGACGTACTTATATTAATAGCTACTATTCTTATATTGTACTTAGTTTATGTCTATGTTAACAAAATAATAGAAAATAAAACTGGAAATAGAATATTTGTGTCAAAATACGTAGAAAACTTTATATGCCTTTGTGTATCTTTTGAATGTGCTAGTTTTATTTGTGTAATGGCAATTGAGTATTTTAATATTGGCAGCGGTGATATACTTTCTATATCTACAGTTAATTACTTCACAATTATGCTTATAACTCCTTTAGTTTTAACAGCGATAATCTTCTTTATACTAAAAAAGATATTAAGAACTGTTAAATAGTATTTATTTTTAGAACCAATTTTTATTTTAGTGAATAATATGTATTAAACTAATGAATAGGAGTTGGTAAACTTGTCTAAACATTCTAATGACTGTTGCTGTTGCTGTAGATGTTGTCAGCCTACATGCTGTCAATGCTGCAATAGTAATAATAACTGTTGCTGTTGTAATTCAAATTGTGGATGCGGCGGCTATGGCGGTGGTTTTGGCGGCTGTGGTGGCTCATGGATATGGATTCTCTTAATTCTATTTTTTGGAGGATGCGGTTTTGGAGGCTGCGGCGGCTGTGGTGGCTTGTTCTAATACTTTC
It includes:
- a CDS encoding GntR family transcriptional regulator — translated: MIKIDPRSSTPIYEQVKLGLKELILKGAIKSGEKIPSVRELAGMLVINPNTISKAYNELEREEIIETLRGKGTFVRNNFKKEADFKKMDYIKSELKKIILEGSLSGISEEQFTKIVKEIYKSLEAK
- a CDS encoding ABC transporter ATP-binding protein: MIDINNISFKIDGNTILKDISFKAKKGSILGIIGKNGAGKTTLLRILTGIYRSNSGEVLYDGENVYDNPDIKSKIGYVADENIINSRFKVKEVVKYYKYSYKNFDEKKFEKLNKIFEIPLERYIFNLSKGMKMRLSIMLSLSIHAEFLIFDEPTSGLDAILKKKLLEILSDEVLENETTIIISSHHLNELERICDNIVILKDEKIAYKNSIENMKNLIKKIQCVFNDNVIIEEFEKMDEIVAVSKVGRIYTIVTEKYDDKFLEKLKKFNPLFIEEVDLSLEDIFIYKVQEKEK
- a CDS encoding ground-like protein; protein product: MSKHSNDCCCCCRCCQPTCCQCCNSNNNCCCCNSNCGCGGYGGGFGGCGGSWIWILLILFFGGCGFGGCGGCGGLF